The Dyadobacter sandarakinus DNA window GGATGTACTTTCAGGGCCTGAATTTCTGGCAGAATCAGCCAAGCTCGGCGCGCCCGTCATCGACGGCAAGGCGGACACCGACTGGCAGAAGGAGATTTCGCGTACGGCTACCACGCATAACCACAATATTTCCATTGGCGGTGGTACTGAAAAAATGACCTACTATGCTTCGTTCGGTGCGCAGAAGCAGCAAGGCGTACTCAAAGGCAGCCAGCAGGATCGCTATACAGGCCGCGTTAACCTGTCGCAGAAGTTGTTTGAGGACCGTGTAACGCTGGATGTAAACCTGAACGCGACCAACACCAAAAATCAACGCCCGAACATTCAGGGTATGATCGGCAGTGCGCTGACCATCAACCCCACCTACGCGCCCTATGACCAAAACGGGCAGCTTGTTCAGTATCAGGATTTCACGAACCCTTTGTTTACGCTGCGGCAATACAAGGAGCTCCTGACAACCAACCGGGTGCTTGCCAGCATTTCCCCCTCTGTCAAGATCATTGAAGGGTTGGTTTACAAGCTGAACTTTGGTCTGGACAACTCCACGGCTACCCAGGACCGGCAGACTTTGCCCAGCACCATACCTGCTGAGGTAGGACGTCTGGAAAATTATGGTTTGCGCAATACCAACAAGCTGATCGAAAACTACCTTACCTACACGCTGAACAACAAGACCCACAGTTTCAACGCATTGATAGGGCACTCGTACCAGCATATTTTCCTTCAGAGCAGAAATTTCAGCATTAACAAATTTCCAATTTCCGACATTGAGCCCATATACAACCCGGGTCTCGGACAGGATCTTTCGCTCGTACTGAACCAGCCGGGCGGCTTTGCCACAATCAATGAGCTGCAATCGTTTTTTGGACGTTTGAATTATGGTTTCAAGGATAAATACCTGGTAACTGCGACTTTGCGGGTGGATGGTTCTTCCAAATTCGGTACCAACAACAAGTACGGCTCATTCCCGTCGTTCTCTGTCGGCTGGCGCATTTCGGAAGAGTCTTTCATGAAATCTTCCCCATTCTCGGAACTGAAACTCCGCGCCGGATGGGGATCAACGGGTAACCAGGAAATCCCGTCAAAAATCACACAGGCAAGGTTTACCTCAGTGGTATCCGGAACCACCAGCTACCCGCTCAGCGGATCCGGGACTTACCCTGCAGGTACTACCAACACCCGTCTGGCCAACCCCGATATCCAGTGGGAGGTTTCCAAACAGACCGACCTGGGTCTCGATTTCGGATTGTTCAAAGGTGCATTGAGCGGTGAGATTGATTATTTCAGAAAAACATCGGAGAAAATCCTGCTCGAAGTAATTCCTGCGGATCCCGTGCAGCCGGCAGGTACTTTCTGGACCAATGTACCCAATATGCGCATTATCAACCAGGGCCTGGAACTGGACCTGAATTACCGTAATGCATTGGAAAACGGCCTTCGGTACTCCATTGCAGGAAATATTACTTTTATCAAAAATGAAGTAAAAAACTCGCCCTACTCGGTCATTCCTTCGGGTTCAGCCCAGGGTTCGGGTTTAACTTCGGCGACGATCAACGGCTACCTCAACAACCAGCCGATCGGCACATTTTTCCTGAAAGAGTTTACAGGTTTTGATGAAAATGGTATCAGTACTTTCCGCGATGTAGACGGAGACGGTATTATCACCGACAAAGACCGCGTGGCTGCGGGTACCGCATTGCCGACCCGCATGTACAATTTCAGCGGAAACATCAACTACAAAGCGTTCGACCTGACGGCCAACTTCAATGGTGTGGCGGGAAACAAGGTGTACGACAATACAGCCAACTCCAACTTTTACAAACTGAAACTGTCGAAAGGTGTGAATGTAACGCGGGAAGCATTTGCCGATGCCGCTGAGTCTGTCAACAACTCGGCGCCTGTATCGACCCGGTACCTGAAAAACGGTTCTTTCCTGAGGCTGAACAATCTTGTGCTGGGCTATAACCTCAATACCTCGAAACTTGGCATCAACAGGTGGATACAAACCGCGCGCATTTCAGTAACCGGCCAGAACCTGATCGTCTGGACAAAGTATAACGGCTACGATCCGGAGGTAAATAACGACCGCTCGGTAAACGGAATTACTTCCTATGGTATCGACTACCTGAGTTATCCCAAAGCAAAAACGGTCATTTTTGCGATCAACCTCGGCTTTTAATTTTTGTATCAATGAAAAAGAAATTATCACTCATATTCTCGGGAGTAGCCCTGCTGATGTTCAGCAATGCATGTACCGACCTTCAGGAGCAAGTACTGGACGAAACCCTTACTGCAAACCTGTCCGTAGAGGAAGCTGCAAACGGGCTCCTGGCGCCCAGCTATGCCTTGCTGCCCAACCTTTTCCAGCATACGACTTATTTTGCATTGCAGGAAATCTCGACCGACGAAGCCATCCTTCCCTACCGCGGTGGCACGGACTGGGGCGACAATGGAATTTACCTGGCATTGCACCAGCACAATACCACCAGTACGGACCCCAATGTGCTCAATACGTGGAACCAGCTGGTACAGTCAATTTCCAGATGCATTACCGCGATCAATGGTCTGAAAACGTCGACTTCGGCCAATGCGGCCTTGTACACGGCGGAGGCACGCGGGATGCGGGC harbors:
- a CDS encoding SusC/RagA family TonB-linked outer membrane protein; amino-acid sequence: MQITKEITLTGKVVTDGTADGLPGVTVVISEANGANKQGATTNESGTFTFSNLQTGTRYNLEFSYIGYEKQTLADFLLTESNNSSIEIKLKESASNLGEVVVVGYGSTTKKDITGSVKSLKSAEFNAGIINSPEQLLQGKVSGVNVTSATGEPGGKTNITVRGPGGVRTGSTPLFVVDGLALDNSSTGGDVNPLNFLNPQDIESIDVLKDASATAIYGARGANGVILITTKKGKSGQASVTYSGSLALSTLARPLDVLSGPEFLAESAKLGAPVIDGKADTDWQKEISRTATTHNHNISIGGGTEKMTYYASFGAQKQQGVLKGSQQDRYTGRVNLSQKLFEDRVTLDVNLNATNTKNQRPNIQGMIGSALTINPTYAPYDQNGQLVQYQDFTNPLFTLRQYKELLTTNRVLASISPSVKIIEGLVYKLNFGLDNSTATQDRQTLPSTIPAEVGRLENYGLRNTNKLIENYLTYTLNNKTHSFNALIGHSYQHIFLQSRNFSINKFPISDIEPIYNPGLGQDLSLVLNQPGGFATINELQSFFGRLNYGFKDKYLVTATLRVDGSSKFGTNNKYGSFPSFSVGWRISEESFMKSSPFSELKLRAGWGSTGNQEIPSKITQARFTSVVSGTTSYPLSGSGTYPAGTTNTRLANPDIQWEVSKQTDLGLDFGLFKGALSGEIDYFRKTSEKILLEVIPADPVQPAGTFWTNVPNMRIINQGLELDLNYRNALENGLRYSIAGNITFIKNEVKNSPYSVIPSGSAQGSGLTSATINGYLNNQPIGTFFLKEFTGFDENGISTFRDVDGDGIITDKDRVAAGTALPTRMYNFSGNINYKAFDLTANFNGVAGNKVYDNTANSNFYKLKLSKGVNVTREAFADAAESVNNSAPVSTRYLKNGSFLRLNNLVLGYNLNTSKLGINRWIQTARISVTGQNLIVWTKYNGYDPEVNNDRSVNGITSYGIDYLSYPKAKTVIFAINLGF